The following proteins come from a genomic window of Bactrocera dorsalis isolate Fly_Bdor chromosome 6, ASM2337382v1, whole genome shotgun sequence:
- the LOC125779445 gene encoding uncharacterized protein LOC125779445, whose product MLVKVKSGNVIKLIDINTDTRAKDGFDFICSKFGIAYNITIKFLDRNKVPIEESQIVSTIKQFESFSCFLLEILDKGDVLKDTIGSCLIPEWFIEIKPFLHLLRLLPSFTLRSKENKQQRLNFESTINKFINLQNINTPIDDFELNSKQPTIVASGKSKEEIVQYFILIDGKALHVPITYTFIEVFHLYFKSFYVFHIEFDPALSNFLKFFSKFIYKVEPNVKCSNRVLEIYMKFKSKIDAERSVI is encoded by the exons ATGTtggtaaaagtgaaaagtgggAATGTGATAAAACTCATTGATATAAACACAGATACCAGAGCGAAAGATGGGTTTGATTTCA TTTGTTCAAAATTCGGCATTGCGTACAATATCACAATAAAATTTCTGGACCGGAATAAAGTTCCAATAGAGGAAAGCCAAATAGTATCTACAATTAAGCAGTTTGAaagtttttcctgttttttgcTAGAAATTTTAGACAAAG GTGACGTTTTGAAAGATACTATTGGAAGCTGTTTAATACCAG agtgGTTTATTGAAATCAAACCGTTTTTACATCTGCTACGACTACTACCTTCATTTACACTACGCTCAaaggaaaataaacaacaacgacTAAATTTCGAATCAAccatcaataaatttataaatttgcagaat ATAAATACACCCATAGACGACTTCGAATTAAACAGCAAGCAGCCCACAATCGTAGCATCTGGAAAAAGTAAGGAGGAAATTgttcagtattttattttaattgacggTAAAGCTTTACATGTGCCTATAACATATACTTTCATTGAggtatttcatttatattttaagtcATTTTATGTATTCCATATAGAATTCGATCCAGCATTgtcaaactttttaaaatttttttctaagttcATTTACAAAGTTGAACCGAATGTAAAGTGTTCTAATCGAGTTCTTGAGATCTATATGAAATTCAAAAGCAAAATTGATGCTGAACGAtcagtaatttaa